The following coding sequences lie in one Agrobacterium vitis genomic window:
- a CDS encoding hydroxymethylglutaryl-CoA lyase yields MPTRDISISDVVLRDGLQLVDTVLMPETKMQIFDMLYAAGVRSFDVTSFVPPARFPQYADAVELVAHGRSKPDVFLSAFAPNPKGAERAVAAGVDSVSFVVSASVSHNLANVRNTPTEQMEAAKAVKISMASAERPAQLVLAIASAFGCSIEGAVDPESVFRLAEQARDIGADEICISDTVGYASPRQVKDIVAGVRSAAGADIPLRIHLHDTTGTGMACAYAALEVGITRFDAALGGLGGCPFAPGASGNISTEDLVYMMETSGQRTGIDLETLLIATHALHTFLPNDPMPSHIFTSGIPKAYGMRT; encoded by the coding sequence ATGCCAACCCGCGATATTTCCATATCGGACGTCGTGCTGCGCGACGGGCTGCAGCTCGTCGACACGGTGTTGATGCCGGAGACGAAGATGCAGATTTTCGACATGCTTTACGCAGCCGGCGTCAGGTCATTCGACGTCACAAGCTTCGTGCCGCCGGCGCGATTTCCACAATATGCAGATGCTGTCGAGTTGGTCGCCCATGGCCGCAGCAAACCAGATGTTTTCCTCTCTGCGTTTGCGCCCAATCCCAAAGGGGCCGAGCGAGCGGTTGCCGCAGGCGTTGACTCCGTGAGCTTCGTGGTGTCGGCAAGCGTCAGCCACAACCTCGCCAATGTCCGCAACACGCCGACCGAGCAGATGGAGGCGGCGAAGGCGGTCAAGATCTCCATGGCCTCCGCCGAGCGCCCGGCCCAGCTCGTCCTGGCGATTGCCTCGGCATTTGGCTGCTCGATTGAGGGGGCTGTCGATCCTGAAAGCGTCTTCAGGCTTGCCGAGCAGGCGCGCGACATCGGTGCCGACGAGATCTGCATTTCTGACACAGTTGGGTATGCCAGCCCTCGGCAGGTGAAAGACATCGTCGCGGGCGTCCGATCTGCGGCAGGTGCGGACATTCCGTTGCGCATTCACCTGCACGACACGACCGGAACCGGCATGGCCTGCGCCTACGCCGCTTTGGAGGTCGGGATCACCCGTTTCGATGCGGCGCTCGGCGGTCTTGGCGGCTGCCCGTTCGCGCCGGGTGCATCCGGCAACATTTCGACCGAAGACCTTGTCTACATGATGGAGACGTCAGGTCAGCGCACGGGGATCGACCTCGAAACGCTTCTGATCGCCACCCATGCCCTTCACACGTTTCTTCCGAACGATCCCATGCCGAGCCATATTTTCACGTCGGGGATTCCCAAAGCATACGGAATGCGCACATGA